In one window of Danaus plexippus chromosome 7, MEX_DaPlex, whole genome shotgun sequence DNA:
- the LOC116771011 gene encoding fumarate hydratase, mitochondrial-like isoform X1, whose protein sequence is MATTMFKLSSALINSSKNYRYVVGLINKCNISTTSTRLRKERDTFGELDVPDDRLYGAQTVRSVMNFPIGGIEERMPYPVIVAFGILKKAAAKVNTEYGLDKKIADAIIEACDDVISGKLYREGHFPLVIWQTGSGTQSNMNTNEVISNRAIQILGGKLGSKTPVHPNDHVNKSQSSNDTYPAAMHIAVAMELRDRLMPGLVALRDTLEKKSKEFEKIIKIGRTHLMDAVPLTLGQEFSGYATQLTYGIERVCTTLPRLHYLALGGTAVGTGLNTRKGFAEKCAKEIATLTGIPFETAPNKFEALAAHDSMVEVHGALNTIAVSLMKIANDIRMLASGPRCGLAELMLPENEPGSSIMPGKVNPTQCEALTMLAAQVMGNHVACTIGGSNGHFELNVFKTMMVANVLRSIRLIGDGCQAFNKNCAVGIQANIAQINKIMKESLMLVTALNPHIGYDKAALIAKTAHKEGGTLKDTAIKLGILTAEQFDQWVRPEDMLGPK, encoded by the exons aTGGCTACTACAATGTTTAAATTGTCGTCTGCCTTAATTAATTCGTCAAAAAACTATAGGTATGTCGTGGGACTTATCAACAAATGCAACATCTCAACCACCTCTACCAGACTG CGTAAAGAGCGTGATACTTTCGGCGAGCTGGATGTGCCTGATGACAGGCTGTATGGCGCCCAAACGGTCAGGTCCGTCATGAATTTCCCCATCGGTGGCATCGAGGAAAGAATGCCG TACCCTGTCATCGTGGCCTTTGGTATCCTGAAGAAGGCTGCTGCTAAAGTGAACACGGAATATGGCTTGGACAAGAAAATtg CGGATGCGATCATCGAGGCGTGTGATGACGTCATATCCGGGAAGCTGTACCGAGAAGGCCACTTCCCCCTCGTCATCTGGCAGACTGGATCTGGCACACAGTCCAACATGAACACCAATGAG GTGATATCCAACCGAGCCATTCAGATCCTGGGTGGTAAGCTTGGCTCTAAGACGCCCGTTCATCCCAACGACCACGTGAACAAATCTCAGAGCTCCAACGACACCTACCCAGCGGCGATGCACATCGCTGTGGCCATGGAGCTGAGGGATAGGCTGATGCCCGGTCTCGTAGCGCTGAGGGACACCCTCGAGAAGAAGTCCAAGGAGTTTGAGAAGATCATCAAGATCGGAAG AACCCACTTGATGGATGCCGTTCCTCTCACCCTCGGCCAGGAGTTCAGCGGGTACGCGACCCAGCTCACGTACGGGATAGAGCGAGTGTGCACCACGCTGCCTCGACTGCACTACCTGGCCCTGGGCGGAACGGCGGTCGGCACGGGACTCAACACCAGGAAGGGATTCGCTGAGAAATGCGCTAAGGAAATCGCCACACTTACTG GCATCCCCTTCGAAACCGCCCCCAACAAGTTCGAGGCCCTGGCGGCCCACGACTCCATGGTGGAGGTCCACGGGGCCCTCAACACCATAGCGGTGTCCCTGATGAAGATCGCCAACGACATCCGCATGCTGGCTTCCGGTCCGCGCTGCGGCCTCGCCGAGTTAATGCTGCCTGAGAACGAGCCCGGATCCTCTATCATGCCGG GCAAAGTGAACCCGACTCAGTGCGAAGCGCTTACAATGTTGGCCGCTCAGGTGATGGGTAACCACGTGGCCTGCACCATCGGTGGCAGCAACGGACACTTTGAACTGAACGTCTTCAAGACAATGATGGTGGCCAACGTACTGAGATCCATTAGGCTTATCG GCGACGGCTGCCAGGCGTTCAACAAGAACTGCGCTGTCGGCATTCAGGCTAACATTGCACAGATCAATAAGATCATGAAGGAGTCACTAATGTTGGTGACGGCACTCAATCCACACATTGGATATGATAAG GCTGCGTTGATCGCTAAGACAGCACACAAGGAAGGTGGAACCCTGAAGGACACGGCTATCAAACTAGGAATCCTCACCGCTGAACAGTTCGACCAATGGGTCAGGCCGGAGGACATGCTCGGCCCCAAGTAg
- the LOC116771011 gene encoding fumarate hydratase, mitochondrial-like isoform X2: protein MACSTCLEQSGKTVKMRKERDTFGELDVPDDRLYGAQTVRSVMNFPIGGIEERMPYPVIVAFGILKKAAAKVNTEYGLDKKIADAIIEACDDVISGKLYREGHFPLVIWQTGSGTQSNMNTNEVISNRAIQILGGKLGSKTPVHPNDHVNKSQSSNDTYPAAMHIAVAMELRDRLMPGLVALRDTLEKKSKEFEKIIKIGRTHLMDAVPLTLGQEFSGYATQLTYGIERVCTTLPRLHYLALGGTAVGTGLNTRKGFAEKCAKEIATLTGIPFETAPNKFEALAAHDSMVEVHGALNTIAVSLMKIANDIRMLASGPRCGLAELMLPENEPGSSIMPGKVNPTQCEALTMLAAQVMGNHVACTIGGSNGHFELNVFKTMMVANVLRSIRLIGDGCQAFNKNCAVGIQANIAQINKIMKESLMLVTALNPHIGYDKAALIAKTAHKEGGTLKDTAIKLGILTAEQFDQWVRPEDMLGPK from the exons atggCGTGTTCCACTTGTTTGGAACAGTCCGGTAAAACTGTAAAAATG CGTAAAGAGCGTGATACTTTCGGCGAGCTGGATGTGCCTGATGACAGGCTGTATGGCGCCCAAACGGTCAGGTCCGTCATGAATTTCCCCATCGGTGGCATCGAGGAAAGAATGCCG TACCCTGTCATCGTGGCCTTTGGTATCCTGAAGAAGGCTGCTGCTAAAGTGAACACGGAATATGGCTTGGACAAGAAAATtg CGGATGCGATCATCGAGGCGTGTGATGACGTCATATCCGGGAAGCTGTACCGAGAAGGCCACTTCCCCCTCGTCATCTGGCAGACTGGATCTGGCACACAGTCCAACATGAACACCAATGAG GTGATATCCAACCGAGCCATTCAGATCCTGGGTGGTAAGCTTGGCTCTAAGACGCCCGTTCATCCCAACGACCACGTGAACAAATCTCAGAGCTCCAACGACACCTACCCAGCGGCGATGCACATCGCTGTGGCCATGGAGCTGAGGGATAGGCTGATGCCCGGTCTCGTAGCGCTGAGGGACACCCTCGAGAAGAAGTCCAAGGAGTTTGAGAAGATCATCAAGATCGGAAG AACCCACTTGATGGATGCCGTTCCTCTCACCCTCGGCCAGGAGTTCAGCGGGTACGCGACCCAGCTCACGTACGGGATAGAGCGAGTGTGCACCACGCTGCCTCGACTGCACTACCTGGCCCTGGGCGGAACGGCGGTCGGCACGGGACTCAACACCAGGAAGGGATTCGCTGAGAAATGCGCTAAGGAAATCGCCACACTTACTG GCATCCCCTTCGAAACCGCCCCCAACAAGTTCGAGGCCCTGGCGGCCCACGACTCCATGGTGGAGGTCCACGGGGCCCTCAACACCATAGCGGTGTCCCTGATGAAGATCGCCAACGACATCCGCATGCTGGCTTCCGGTCCGCGCTGCGGCCTCGCCGAGTTAATGCTGCCTGAGAACGAGCCCGGATCCTCTATCATGCCGG GCAAAGTGAACCCGACTCAGTGCGAAGCGCTTACAATGTTGGCCGCTCAGGTGATGGGTAACCACGTGGCCTGCACCATCGGTGGCAGCAACGGACACTTTGAACTGAACGTCTTCAAGACAATGATGGTGGCCAACGTACTGAGATCCATTAGGCTTATCG GCGACGGCTGCCAGGCGTTCAACAAGAACTGCGCTGTCGGCATTCAGGCTAACATTGCACAGATCAATAAGATCATGAAGGAGTCACTAATGTTGGTGACGGCACTCAATCCACACATTGGATATGATAAG GCTGCGTTGATCGCTAAGACAGCACACAAGGAAGGTGGAACCCTGAAGGACACGGCTATCAAACTAGGAATCCTCACCGCTGAACAGTTCGACCAATGGGTCAGGCCGGAGGACATGCTCGGCCCCAAGTAg
- the LOC116770728 gene encoding RUN domain-containing protein 1: MDSTLCDYNEGEIPIWQEPRCEPLGAPKENLCDEESPQQIPGDRIHALEEEQEILSSSVFSLTSHLAQVEFRLRQILKAPPEEKDAMLQALEEFTSRGVDSRAAPQGSAGEPACNECVELERKIRNQRVKQAHFIERLKNQLKELEIYTAGTSNSNDDTKQRSLIEHLRNEIDHSLEEGCHHPLTTEELRHQIDCAVRQYTDRQLSKEEIITKLQTHIDDMQKFIKLMKNGDLNSNTKSRSAEPKKVGKSESFEKNFNRNNVNNELKTETINLMRKASTLIQIFTVSQFGCSPSSSKRYDRSSTIVTHWGNLRAKLEMSIDAVLHIVSRERASHTYIDNYDSESEEGGLVINDVPLTTAVRRHLALNLRDLLQHGLVHPESKSLVPIIGCFPVRRSSTSRCVHIWELILRYYDLNDGDKFNSTPARKLSQSFNLDIVGSTSITNKQSLLSAIGSILASHTPYKRSYDAHFKAFVCAALNVHKLVIWLNIMLKCRLLIDSYYLSTSYVVNTGFQDTLQSLDRLTPYNFDLPVDLAVKQFQNIKDVFM, encoded by the coding sequence ATGGACTCGACCTTGTGTGATTATAATGAGGGTGAAATACCTATATGGCAAGAGCCGCGATGTGAGCCACTGGGTGCCCCGAAAGAGAACCTCTGTGATGAAGAATCCCCGCAACAGATCCCTGGTGATAGAATACACGCTTTGGAAGAAGAGCAAGAAATACTTTCATCCTCCGTATTTTCTTTGACTTCACATCTCGCTCAAGTTGAATTTAGATTGCGTCAAATCTTAAAGGCTCCACCGGAAGAGAAAGATGCTATGTTACAAGCATTGGAGGAATTTACTTCCCGTGGGGTTGATTCTCGAGCTGCTCCTCAAGGTAGCGCAGGAGAACCAGCGTGTAACGAGTGTGTAGAACTGGAACGGAAGATAAGGAATCAAAGAGTAAAACAAGCGCACTTTATCGAAAGactaaaaaatcaattaaaagaaTTGGAAATATACACTGCTGGAACTTCAAATTCAAACGATGATACTAAACAGAGATCATTAATAGAACATTTGAGAAATGAAATTGACCATAGCCTGGAGGAAGGTTGCCATCACCCGCTTACAACAGAAGAACTGAGACATCAGATAGACTGTGCCGTTCGTCAATATACTGACAGACAGCTTTCCAAAGAAGAGATCATTACTAAACTACAGACACATATAGACGATATgcagaaatttataaagttgATGAAAAATGGTGATTTAAACAGCAATACGAAATCGAGATCAGCGGAGCCTAAAAAAGTTGGTAAATCAGAATCATTTGAGAAGAATTTCAACCGCaacaatgtaaataatgaaCTAAAAACAGAAACAATAAATCTTATGAGGAAAGCTTCtacattaatacaaatattcacaGTGTCACAGTTTGGCTGTTCACCGAGTAGCAGTAAGAGATATGATAGATCATCTACAATTGTTACTCACTGGGGTAATTTAAGAGCAAAATTAGAAATGTCTATAGACGCAGTACTTCATATAGTGTCAAGGGAAAGGGCTTCACACacttatattgataattatgaCAGTGAGTCAGAGGAAGGGGGCTTAGTGATCAACGATGTACCTCTCACAACCGCAGTAAGAAGACATCTTGCTCTTAACCTTAGAGACTTACTGCAACATGGCTTAGTACACCCTGAATCTAAATCCTTAGTCCCTATAATTGGTTGCTTCCCTGTCCGTAGATCCTCTACATCAAGATGTGTCCATATATGGGAATTAATTTTACgctattatgatttaaatgatggtgataaatttaattcaacacCAGCGAGGAAACTCAGTCAGAGTTTCAATCTAGATATTGTTGGGAGCACATCCATTACAAACAAGCAAAGTCTTTTAAGTGCAATCGGTAGTATTTTAGCATCACACACTCCGTACAAAAGAAGCTATGATGCACACTTTAAAGCCTTTGTATGTGCGGCTCTCAATGTACACAAACTTGTTATATGGTTGAACATCATGTTGAAATGTAGACTGTTAATAGACTCATACTATCTGTCCACTAGTTATGTTGTCAACACAGGTTTTCAGGATACACTGCAGAGTCTCGACCGTCTCACaccatataattttgatttgcCCGTCGATCTTGCCGTCAAACAGTTTCAGAACATCAAAgatgtatttatgtaa